The Deinococcus depolymerans genome has a segment encoding these proteins:
- a CDS encoding penicillin-binding protein 2 — translation MEVKIRNRSVLMRVLALCMFLTLVWAYAQLEWGVPQTVKSSVVQARGQIVASDGKVLAMSRDGKRVYPQGHIAGQLLGMMGATEGLEGLEAAYNGSLAAGQTLKLTLDTEVQASAEAALAKAVPEHRGEFGSVVVLETRTGRVLAAATYPPFNPNVWRRFKETDWLNRPFVTRFEPGSTIKALVVAAAINEGLTTPDTVYNTPMRRFVGGRWGSTIGDAVDHPGSLSTQGILRYSSNVGMSHVVERFPMETMRSYLEAYGFGRDVSLPALPAATGSLQPLVRWDELVRATNSFGQGMSSTTLQLAAAFNTLANDGQYVSPRLVEGAGGVERRNVIRPEVARTTRRMLQNVVTEGIFAKAGIEGYTLAGKTGTAQTVDASGRYSKSIYDSTFAGFFPAEAPRVTIAVMVHGAKREYHGSQLAAPIFKEISADILSNWAAAPERPRTSNE, via the coding sequence GTGGAAGTGAAGATCCGTAACCGTTCGGTGCTGATGCGCGTGCTGGCGCTGTGCATGTTCCTGACGCTGGTGTGGGCGTACGCCCAGCTGGAGTGGGGGGTACCGCAGACCGTGAAGAGTTCCGTGGTGCAGGCGCGCGGGCAGATCGTGGCGTCGGACGGCAAGGTGCTGGCCATGAGCCGGGACGGCAAGCGCGTGTACCCGCAGGGGCACATCGCGGGGCAGCTGCTGGGCATGATGGGCGCCACCGAGGGGCTCGAGGGACTCGAAGCGGCGTACAACGGCTCGCTGGCGGCCGGGCAGACCCTGAAACTCACCCTGGACACCGAGGTTCAGGCGTCTGCCGAGGCGGCGCTGGCCAAGGCCGTGCCGGAGCACCGTGGGGAGTTCGGGTCGGTGGTGGTGCTCGAGACCCGCACGGGCCGCGTGCTGGCGGCCGCGACGTACCCGCCGTTCAATCCGAACGTGTGGCGCCGGTTCAAGGAAACCGATTGGCTGAACCGTCCGTTCGTGACGCGCTTCGAGCCGGGGTCGACCATCAAGGCGCTGGTGGTGGCGGCCGCGATCAACGAGGGCCTGACCACCCCGGACACCGTGTACAACACACCCATGCGCCGTTTCGTGGGGGGGCGCTGGGGCAGCACCATCGGGGACGCCGTGGATCATCCGGGGTCGCTGAGCACGCAGGGCATCCTGCGTTACAGCAGCAACGTGGGCATGAGTCACGTTGTCGAGCGCTTTCCGATGGAGACCATGCGGTCGTACCTGGAGGCCTACGGGTTCGGGCGCGACGTGAGCCTGCCGGCGCTGCCGGCCGCGACCGGGTCGTTGCAACCGCTGGTCCGCTGGGACGAGCTGGTGCGGGCGACCAATTCGTTCGGGCAGGGTATGAGCAGCACGACCCTGCAGCTGGCGGCGGCCTTCAACACGCTGGCGAATGACGGGCAGTACGTGTCGCCGCGGCTGGTGGAGGGCGCGGGGGGCGTGGAGCGGCGGAACGTGATCCGGCCCGAGGTGGCGCGCACGACCCGCCGGATGCTGCAGAACGTGGTGACCGAGGGCATTTTCGCGAAGGCGGGGATCGAGGGGTACACGCTGGCGGGGAAGACCGGGACGGCGCAGACCGTGGACGCCAGTGGGCGGTACTCGAAGTCGATCTATGACAGTACCTTCGCGGGGTTCTTTCCGGCTGAGGCGCCGCGCGTGACGATCGCGGTGATGGTGCACGGCGCCAAGCGCGAGTACCACGGTTCACAGCTGGCCGCGCCGATCTTCAAGGAGATCTCGGCGGACATTCTGTCCAACTGGGCCGCCGCGCCGGAGCGGCCCAGGACCAGCAATGAGTAA
- a CDS encoding 3D domain-containing protein, with translation MLQPLIRWTRAVLFSLAGVASATPALPASTVATDAVRDALSAAPTAATPTAQTQSAAQVRAEAVARAEASRDTVALTPIRGKTAIARSTAYNSVPGQTDATPYITATGTRTRPGVVALSRDLLRTFPYGTKVMIEDLSGKYSNMLRGRVFVVEDTMAARKTNSVDVWMATRSEALNWGARQIRITAVR, from the coding sequence ATGCTTCAACCCCTGATCCGCTGGACCCGCGCCGTCCTGTTCAGCCTCGCCGGAGTCGCCTCCGCCACCCCCGCCCTGCCCGCCAGCACCGTCGCCACCGACGCCGTCCGCGACGCCCTGAGCGCCGCCCCCACCGCCGCCACGCCCACCGCCCAGACCCAGAGCGCCGCGCAGGTCCGCGCCGAGGCCGTCGCCCGCGCCGAGGCCAGCCGCGACACCGTCGCCCTGACCCCCATCCGCGGCAAGACCGCCATCGCCCGCTCGACCGCCTACAACAGCGTCCCCGGCCAGACCGACGCCACCCCCTACATCACCGCGACCGGCACCCGCACCCGCCCCGGCGTCGTCGCCCTGTCCCGCGACCTGCTGCGCACCTTCCCCTACGGCACCAAGGTCATGATCGAGGACCTGAGCGGCAAGTACAGCAACATGCTCCGCGGCCGCGTCTTCGTTGTCGAGGACACCATGGCCGCCCGCAAGACCAACTCCGTGGACGTCTGGATGGCCACCCGCAGCGAGGCCCTGAACTGGGGCGCGCGGCAGATCCGCATCACCGCCGTCCGCTGA
- a CDS encoding ABC transporter permease, producing MTSAPATPPERGPAAPDRSLAWSLARAHLRRRRTQNVLTILGIAVGVMALIAALSLTNGFTRALVNATLRASPHLSVTAFTPSGPDRALERAITADPRVQAFTPFLADKGLLTRPASEGRAAGVDFATLFGVTGQAARVLDLPPAERAALASLNSGEVILGSALARSVGAFTGDEVRLLNSTQRRTSLTVRGVFTTGNYLIDSAYAFTSLQTLQTLQGTTHITGYQLRLRDPDLATAVGQDLTRVRPYSSLPWQSLYGTLLDQLALQKKVIGFVVLLIVIVAAFGIANVLTLAVFEKTQEIAILRAIGATRRLITQVFLLEGLALGLGGLLLGNLLGLGISAYFTVRPFTLPGDLYFITTLPVEVRATDLLGVNAVGLLTTLLAALIPARRAAGIEPARIIR from the coding sequence ATGACTTCAGCCCCGGCCACCCCACCCGAGCGCGGCCCCGCCGCCCCCGACCGCTCGCTGGCATGGTCCCTGGCCCGCGCCCACCTGCGCCGCCGCCGCACCCAGAACGTCCTGACCATCCTCGGCATCGCCGTGGGCGTCATGGCCCTGATCGCCGCGCTCAGCCTCACCAACGGCTTTACCCGCGCGCTCGTGAACGCCACCCTGCGCGCCAGCCCCCACCTGAGCGTCACGGCCTTCACCCCGAGCGGCCCCGACCGCGCCCTGGAACGCGCCATCACCGCCGACCCGCGCGTGCAGGCTTTCACCCCCTTCCTGGCCGACAAGGGCCTGCTGACCCGCCCGGCCAGCGAGGGCCGCGCCGCCGGCGTGGACTTCGCCACGCTGTTCGGCGTGACCGGGCAGGCCGCCCGCGTCCTGGACCTCCCGCCCGCCGAACGCGCCGCCCTGGCCTCCCTGAACAGCGGCGAGGTGATCCTCGGGTCCGCCCTGGCCCGCAGCGTGGGCGCCTTCACCGGCGACGAGGTCCGCCTGCTGAACTCCACGCAGCGCCGCACCAGTCTGACCGTCCGGGGCGTGTTCACGACCGGCAACTACCTCATCGACTCCGCGTACGCCTTCACCAGCCTGCAGACCCTCCAGACCCTGCAGGGCACCACCCACATCACCGGCTACCAGCTGCGCCTGCGCGACCCGGACCTCGCCACCGCCGTCGGCCAGGACCTGACCCGCGTCCGCCCCTACTCGTCGCTGCCCTGGCAGAGCCTGTACGGCACCCTGCTCGACCAGCTGGCCCTGCAGAAGAAGGTCATCGGCTTCGTGGTGCTGCTGATCGTGATCGTCGCGGCCTTCGGGATCGCGAACGTCCTGACGCTGGCCGTCTTCGAGAAAACCCAGGAGATCGCCATCCTGCGCGCCATCGGCGCGACCCGCCGGCTGATCACGCAGGTATTCCTGCTCGAAGGCCTGGCGCTCGGCCTGGGCGGCCTGCTGCTGGGCAACCTGCTGGGCCTGGGCATCAGCGCGTACTTCACCGTGCGGCCCTTCACGCTGCCCGGCGACCTTTACTTCATCACCACCCTGCCGGTCGAGGTACGCGCCACCGACCTGCTCGGCGTGAACGCCGTCGGTCTGCTTACCACCCTGCTCGCCGCGTTGATCCCGGCCCGCCGGGCCGCCGGCATCGAACCCGCCCGCATCATCCGCTGA
- a CDS encoding PEGA domain-containing protein yields the protein MKKFLMIPAALLLSTAAAAPKISAQSIIVNPAQPDLNVSVRVDKDASGAQNPAYRVGDPISISATVNRDAYVYLFNVNPDGSVDQILPNRLSESNFVKAGTTKSFPAPDDNFKYTVAGPIGQNKVLALASATELDLDQISSFKTTQDQFATVNAKNQNGLAQALSIVVTPLPQNSWVSDTAFYTVAARNPVSTGSLFVGTNVANASVILNGQTLGAANVTYSNLRAGTYPVRVKAPGYRDYTTTITVRAGSTTNLNVEFAQAVTPAPVTNRFTVTIRTSVNGARVFVDGQEAGTVSGGQLNLQLARGTHEILMVAPGYRTFSNTYNITQNGQITITPTR from the coding sequence ATGAAAAAATTCCTGATGATCCCGGCCGCCCTGCTGCTCAGCACCGCCGCCGCTGCACCGAAAATCAGCGCCCAGAGCATCATCGTGAACCCCGCCCAGCCGGACCTGAACGTCAGCGTCCGCGTGGACAAGGACGCCAGCGGCGCCCAGAACCCCGCCTACCGCGTCGGTGACCCCATCTCCATCAGCGCCACCGTGAACCGCGACGCCTACGTGTACCTGTTCAACGTGAACCCCGACGGCAGCGTCGACCAGATTCTCCCCAACCGCCTGAGCGAGAGCAACTTCGTGAAGGCCGGCACCACCAAGAGCTTCCCCGCGCCCGACGATAACTTCAAGTACACCGTCGCCGGCCCCATCGGCCAGAACAAGGTCCTGGCGCTGGCCAGCGCGACCGAACTGGACCTCGACCAGATCAGCTCCTTCAAGACCACCCAGGACCAGTTCGCCACCGTGAACGCCAAGAACCAGAACGGCCTGGCGCAGGCGCTGAGCATCGTCGTGACCCCCCTGCCGCAGAACAGCTGGGTCAGCGACACCGCCTTCTACACCGTCGCCGCCCGCAACCCGGTCAGCACCGGCAGCCTGTTCGTCGGCACGAACGTCGCCAACGCCAGCGTCATCCTGAACGGCCAGACGCTGGGCGCCGCGAACGTCACGTACAGCAACCTGCGTGCCGGCACGTACCCCGTGCGCGTCAAGGCCCCGGGCTACCGTGACTACACCACCACCATCACCGTCCGCGCCGGCAGCACCACCAACCTGAACGTGGAATTCGCGCAGGCCGTCACGCCCGCACCCGTCACCAACCGCTTTACCGTCACCATCCGCACCAGCGTGAACGGCGCCCGCGTGTTCGTGGACGGCCAGGAAGCCGGCACCGTCAGCGGCGGCCAGCTGAACCTGCAGCTCGCGCGCGGCACGCACGAGATCCTGATGGTCGCTCCCGGCTACCGCACCTTCAGCAACACCTACAACATCACCCAGAACGGCCAGATCACCATCACGCCCACCCGCTGA
- a CDS encoding CoA pyrophosphatase has protein sequence MTGPDPLDSALADPWALWVGERERRSLHLPSYRRAAVLVALTREVDPRLLLTVRSADLPTHQGQISFPGGSLEPGETPTQAAVREAWEEVGLPAGDVTVLGELDDVFTPVGFHVTPVLARVPAEPTLTLSGEVAQLLLPSLRDLRDLTVVREVRTLPDGQRVPLYRYPWQGHDIWGMTARVVHDLLTDGPG, from the coding sequence GTGACCGGCCCGGACCCGCTGGACTCCGCCCTGGCCGACCCGTGGGCGTTGTGGGTGGGAGAACGGGAGCGGCGTAGCCTGCACCTGCCCAGTTACCGGCGCGCGGCCGTACTGGTCGCCCTGACGCGCGAGGTTGACCCGCGCCTGCTGCTCACGGTGCGCTCGGCAGACCTGCCCACCCACCAGGGGCAGATCAGTTTTCCCGGCGGCAGCCTGGAACCCGGCGAGACTCCCACGCAGGCGGCGGTGCGGGAGGCCTGGGAGGAGGTCGGCCTGCCGGCCGGGGACGTGACGGTGCTGGGCGAGCTGGACGACGTGTTCACCCCGGTCGGGTTTCACGTGACGCCGGTCCTGGCGCGCGTGCCGGCCGAACCGACCCTGACCCTCAGCGGCGAGGTGGCGCAGCTGCTGCTGCCGTCACTGCGGGACCTGCGGGACCTGACGGTGGTGCGGGAGGTCCGCACCCTGCCGGACGGGCAGCGCGTTCCGCTGTACCGCTACCCGTGGCAGGGGCATGACATCTGGGGCATGACGGCGCGGGTGGTGCACGACCTGCTCACCGACGGTCCGGGCTGA
- a CDS encoding MazG family protein produces the protein MQDLLTIMRRLRAPDGCPWDQEQTHESLRPYLLEEAAEAADAAGSGDPAALADELGDVLLQVAFHSVIAEETGTFDYAAVERGVVEKLVRRHPHVFGEVNVQGSADVVRNWQAIKAQERGGQPRRAEERVPSALGALARETKTQRLAGRKDTPAQARAALRRAALDAPDTATGVAEVLAAAVSWARSVGIDPELALRDRSLATLRALDGQEPAP, from the coding sequence ATGCAGGACCTGTTGACGATCATGCGCCGCCTGCGCGCCCCGGACGGCTGCCCCTGGGATCAGGAGCAGACCCACGAGTCCCTGCGTCCCTACCTGCTGGAGGAAGCGGCCGAGGCGGCGGACGCCGCCGGCAGCGGCGACCCGGCCGCCCTGGCCGACGAACTGGGGGACGTGCTGCTGCAGGTGGCGTTTCACAGCGTCATCGCCGAGGAGACCGGCACCTTCGACTACGCGGCGGTGGAGCGTGGCGTGGTCGAGAAACTGGTGCGGCGCCACCCGCATGTGTTCGGTGAGGTGAACGTTCAGGGCAGCGCGGACGTCGTGAGAAACTGGCAGGCGATCAAGGCGCAGGAACGGGGCGGCCAGCCCCGCCGCGCCGAGGAGCGCGTGCCGTCCGCGCTGGGCGCCCTGGCCCGCGAGACGAAAACGCAGCGGCTGGCCGGCCGCAAGGACACGCCCGCACAGGCGCGGGCCGCCCTGAGGCGCGCGGCGCTGGACGCCCCGGACACGGCAACGGGCGTCGCGGAGGTCCTCGCGGCCGCCGTGAGCTGGGCCCGCAGCGTCGGCATCGATCCGGAACTCGCGCTGCGCGACCGTTCGCTGGCGACCCTGCGGGCCCTGGACGGTCAGGAGCCGGCCCCGTGA